The segment CATGGGAATATATTATGTTTCTATACTAAATGTTGCCTTTATCTTTGTTTCTTACTTGTGGCATTGCAGTTCCCAACAATGGTAATGGCCTTGATATGGAAAACTACTGTTGGACACAGACCCTCCAAGAGGTCAACATTAATGTACCAGTACCCAAAGGAACTAAGTCCAGGTTTGTGGTGTGTGAGATCAAGAAGAATCATCTCAAAGTTGGACTAAAGGGTCAACCACCAGTGATAGATGTATGTTTGTTTGAAGCTGCTTGTTTCTTACAGATATATTTGCACAgtgtgttaattttttttttttttaagttctgATTTATCGTCACATGCTTGCAGGGAGAGCTTTATCAGATTGTTAAGCCAGATGATTGTTATTGGAGCATAGGTATTTCTGGGGTTTTTTTCACATAATAACAGTTCAAATAgtcttaaattttgttataaatatgGATTATTTTGATGTTGCTCAAGTCCTTGgaaatcttaaattttgtcaTAAATAGGAAGGGATGCATTGAGTTAGTTGAAAGCAGTTCCTTGTGTTCACTTGGGTATCAAAGTTACTGTTCTAActattttttcatgttttattttgatactTGTTGCAGAGGATCAGAGCGTCATCTCTATTCTATTGACCAAGCACAACCAAATGGAGTGGTGGAAGTATTTAGTTAAGGGGGAACCTGAGATTGATACTCAGAAGGTTGAACCTGAGAACAGCAAACTGTCTGATTTGGATCCAGAGACACGGCAAACAGTTGAAAAGATGATG is part of the Cucurbita pepo subsp. pepo cultivar mu-cu-16 unplaced genomic scaffold, ASM280686v2 Cp4.1_scaffold002805, whole genome shotgun sequence genome and harbors:
- the LOC111786792 gene encoding protein BOBBER 1-like — protein: PNNGNGLDMENYCWTQTLQEVNINVPVPKGTKSRFVVCEIKKNHLKVGLKGQPPVIDGELYQIVKPDDCYWSIEDQSVISILLTKHNQMEWWKYLVKGEPEIDTQKVEPENSKLSDLDPETRQTVEKMMVCILIIYILSITLMI